A DNA window from Pseudomonas wuhanensis contains the following coding sequences:
- a CDS encoding spinster family MFS transporter, with protein sequence MQNSTQAANAWRILFLLFLANLFNFFDRTIPAIIIEPIRMEWHLSDFQLGIIGTAFTIVYAIAGLPLGRLADTGSRSKLMGWGLAAWSGLTAVNGLVGSFWSFLVVRMGIGIGEASYAPAANSLIGDLFPAHRRARAMGIFMLGLPLGLLLAFFTIGWMVKAFDSWRAPFFIAAVPGLILAVFMFFIKEPKRGAAESVQVSQERVDRPIRRVLAVPTFLWLVMAGLCFNFATYACNSFLVPMLQRYFLMPLQDAAVATGVIVGVTGLFGLTLGGWIADKIHQRVANGRLLFAGFSLIISTLCTAWALHAGRIEIGVFVAVFSLGWLFAYNFYTCVYTAIQDVVEPRLRATAMALFFAGLYLLGGGLGPVVVGGLSDHFAHSAMLSAGAEQMTEAFKAVGLHDAMYLIPVALFFTMVFLFLASRCFVRDARRMKEGLVAVVEPGVSVAPA encoded by the coding sequence ATGCAGAACTCGACCCAAGCGGCGAATGCCTGGCGCATTCTGTTCCTGCTGTTCCTGGCCAACCTGTTCAACTTCTTCGATCGCACCATTCCGGCCATCATCATCGAGCCGATCCGCATGGAGTGGCATCTCAGCGATTTTCAACTGGGGATCATCGGGACCGCATTCACCATCGTCTACGCCATTGCCGGCCTGCCTCTGGGGCGATTGGCCGATACCGGTTCGCGCAGCAAGTTGATGGGCTGGGGCCTGGCGGCATGGAGCGGGCTGACCGCGGTCAACGGGCTGGTGGGCAGTTTCTGGAGTTTCCTGGTCGTGCGCATGGGCATCGGCATCGGTGAAGCCAGTTACGCACCGGCCGCCAATTCGCTGATCGGCGATTTGTTCCCGGCTCACCGTCGGGCGCGGGCCATGGGCATTTTCATGCTTGGCCTGCCGTTGGGGTTACTGCTGGCGTTTTTCACCATCGGCTGGATGGTCAAGGCATTTGACAGCTGGCGCGCGCCGTTCTTTATTGCGGCAGTGCCGGGGCTGATCCTGGCGGTGTTTATGTTCTTCATCAAAGAGCCGAAACGCGGCGCGGCGGAAAGCGTGCAAGTGTCTCAGGAGCGCGTAGACCGGCCTATCCGTCGAGTACTGGCGGTGCCGACCTTTCTGTGGCTGGTGATGGCGGGGCTGTGCTTCAACTTCGCCACCTATGCCTGCAACTCGTTTCTGGTGCCGATGCTGCAACGTTATTTCCTGATGCCGTTGCAGGACGCCGCGGTGGCGACTGGGGTGATCGTCGGGGTGACCGGACTGTTCGGCCTGACGCTTGGCGGCTGGATCGCTGACAAGATTCACCAGCGCGTGGCCAATGGACGGCTACTGTTCGCGGGATTCAGTCTGATCATTTCGACCCTGTGCACCGCCTGGGCGCTGCACGCCGGACGGATCGAGATCGGGGTATTTGTCGCGGTGTTCAGCCTGGGGTGGTTGTTCGCCTACAACTTCTATACCTGCGTGTACACGGCGATCCAGGACGTGGTCGAACCGCGCCTGCGAGCCACGGCGATGGCGTTGTTCTTTGCCGGGTTGTATCTGTTGGGTGGGGGATTGGGGCCGGTGGTGGTCGGCGGTTTGTCGGATCACTTCGCCCATAGCGCGATGCTCTCGGCGGGTGCCGAGCAGATGACAGAAGCGTTCAAAGCTGTCGGTTTGCATGACGCGATGTACCTGATTCCGGTGGCGCTGTTCTTTACCATGGTGTTTCTGTTTTTGGCGTCGCGGTGTTTTGTCAGGGATGCCAGGCGGATGAAGGAAGGGTTGGTGGCGGTGGTTGAGCCTGGGGTTTCTGTGGCGCCTGCATGA
- a CDS encoding putative bifunctional diguanylate cyclase/phosphodiesterase — protein sequence MEWLGLHFMTGLPEGGQVILDCTHNPFLVLLAYLVACVAGFATLDMTERVGHVEKSASQRLWRWVGAGCLAGGIWAMHFISMLAFQVPIEIRYHLPTTLLSLLFALTASWLAMYTLSHPQPSFPRYLRAAVWIGLGIATMHYVGMAALRSNALIYYQPVLFALSIVIAIGASLAALLMSSHLRDGAGVFHQLLKYIASLVLGAGIVSMHFTGMAALSLALPAGGLQSLPDDNNHLQLGLTVAVMTLLIIGSGISAAWADKKLQHKERDLQRVNALLSQLDQARMSLQQVAHYDPLTNLINRRGFNQIFAEKLIEKTNEGGMLAVMFLDIDHFKRINDSLGHDAGDELLKVLASHIKSSVRSHEDVVARFGGDEFCILITLYDREEARQMAQRIMLKMKEPIELSGRRMVMTTSIGISLFPEDGKTCEELLKNADLALYQSKDCGRNALHFFSSNLKTRATLELQLEEELRHALRENTGLMLYYQPIYDLRIGQVTKLEALIRWQHPVHGLLTPDRFITIAEANGLIAELDNWVLRKACEDLGELSRHDCEELKIAVNCSPLNLVREELANEIEHALHAFGVAPHRLELEVTENALMGNITNTLVLLRQIRALGVSLSIDDFGTGYSSLAYLRRLPLNTLKIDRSFIQDIPKATQDMEIVQAIIVMAHTLHLQVVTEGVETFEQYDFLERHGCDFVQGYLLSRPVPLAELRPVLAEINQRKHMHTVNPLSLARGTTALASMDPFPGTPAPHGGASVVRPIR from the coding sequence ATGGAGTGGCTTGGTTTGCATTTCATGACCGGGCTACCGGAGGGCGGGCAGGTCATACTCGATTGCACCCATAACCCTTTTCTGGTGTTACTGGCCTATCTAGTGGCCTGCGTGGCCGGTTTCGCCACACTGGACATGACCGAACGGGTCGGCCATGTGGAAAAATCCGCCTCCCAACGACTCTGGCGCTGGGTCGGTGCCGGGTGTCTGGCAGGCGGTATCTGGGCCATGCACTTCATCAGCATGCTGGCGTTCCAGGTGCCGATCGAAATCCGTTACCACCTGCCCACTACCCTGCTCTCGCTGTTGTTCGCCCTGACCGCCTCATGGCTGGCCATGTACACCCTCAGCCATCCTCAGCCGAGTTTCCCGCGATACCTGCGAGCCGCAGTCTGGATCGGCCTGGGCATCGCGACCATGCACTACGTGGGTATGGCCGCCCTGCGATCGAATGCGCTGATCTATTACCAACCTGTCCTGTTCGCCCTCTCCATCGTGATCGCCATCGGTGCCAGCCTGGCCGCCCTGCTGATGTCCAGTCACCTGCGCGATGGCGCTGGCGTCTTTCATCAATTGCTCAAATACATTGCCAGCCTGGTGCTCGGGGCCGGCATTGTCAGCATGCATTTCACCGGCATGGCGGCACTTAGCCTGGCGCTGCCCGCTGGCGGCCTTCAATCGCTGCCCGACGATAACAATCACCTGCAACTGGGGCTGACGGTGGCGGTTATGACGCTGCTGATCATCGGCAGCGGCATCAGCGCTGCATGGGCGGACAAAAAACTGCAACACAAGGAGCGTGACCTGCAGCGGGTCAACGCCCTGCTCAGTCAACTGGATCAGGCGCGCATGTCGCTGCAACAAGTGGCGCACTACGACCCCTTGACCAACCTGATCAACCGCCGAGGCTTCAACCAGATCTTCGCCGAGAAACTCATCGAGAAAACCAACGAAGGCGGCATGCTGGCGGTGATGTTCCTCGACATCGACCACTTCAAGCGGATCAATGACAGCCTCGGCCATGATGCCGGCGACGAATTGCTTAAAGTCCTGGCCAGCCACATCAAGTCCTCGGTACGCAGTCACGAAGACGTGGTGGCGCGCTTCGGAGGCGACGAGTTCTGCATCCTCATCACCCTGTACGACCGTGAAGAAGCGCGGCAAATGGCCCAGCGCATCATGCTGAAAATGAAGGAGCCCATCGAGTTGTCCGGACGGCGCATGGTCATGACCACCAGCATCGGCATCAGCCTGTTTCCAGAAGACGGCAAGACCTGTGAAGAACTGCTGAAAAACGCCGACCTGGCGCTGTACCAGTCCAAGGATTGCGGTCGTAACGCCCTGCATTTTTTCAGTTCAAACCTGAAAACCCGCGCCACCCTGGAGTTGCAGCTTGAAGAGGAACTGCGTCACGCCCTGCGCGAAAACACCGGGTTGATGCTGTATTACCAACCGATCTATGACCTGAGAATTGGCCAGGTCACCAAACTTGAAGCGCTGATTCGCTGGCAACATCCGGTTCACGGATTACTCACGCCGGATCGGTTCATCACCATTGCCGAAGCCAACGGTCTGATCGCCGAGCTGGACAACTGGGTGCTGCGCAAGGCCTGCGAGGACTTGGGCGAGCTGTCCCGACACGATTGCGAAGAACTCAAAATCGCGGTGAATTGCTCGCCCCTGAACCTTGTGCGAGAGGAACTGGCCAATGAGATCGAACACGCCCTGCACGCCTTTGGAGTCGCGCCACACCGACTGGAACTGGAAGTCACCGAGAATGCGCTGATGGGCAATATCACCAACACCTTGGTGTTGCTGCGGCAGATCCGTGCCCTCGGGGTCTCGTTGTCGATCGATGACTTCGGCACCGGCTATTCATCCCTGGCCTACCTCAGGCGCCTGCCATTAAATACGTTGAAGATCGACCGCTCGTTCATTCAGGACATCCCCAAGGCCACCCAGGACATGGAAATCGTCCAGGCCATTATCGTCATGGCCCATACCCTGCATTTGCAGGTCGTCACCGAAGGTGTCGAAACCTTCGAGCAATACGATTTTCTCGAACGCCATGGCTGCGATTTCGTTCAGGGCTACCTGCTCAGCCGTCCGGTGCCGCTGGCCGAGTTGCGCCCAGTGCTGGCCGAAATCAATCAGCGCAAGCACATGCACACCGTCAATCCTTTGAGTCTGGCTCGCGGTACAACTGCACTAGCGTCGATGGATCCTTTTCCAGGAACCCCTGCCCCCCATGGAGGCGCATCAGTTGTGCGGCCAATCCGCTGA
- a CDS encoding NAD(P)-dependent oxidoreductase, which translates to MMATLPALGFAGIGLMGLPMCQRLLAAGYPLTVWNRNPDKCVALVEAGARQVATPAELCQHAELVMLCLADTAVVREVVFGAAGVAEGGKSGQLLVDFSSLEPTATREMATELARITGMSWLDAPVSGGVVGAEAGSLAIMVGGEAADLARARAVLLTLGQRVTHMGAVGAGQVTKACNQMIVACNALVIAEVVALAERSGVDARLIAEALAGGFADSKPLQILAPQMAESRFEPVKWHVRTLLKDLDSAVKFSREQGSATPISGLAAQLMRLHGGQGFLEKDPSTLVQLYREPDSKD; encoded by the coding sequence ATGATGGCAACGTTACCTGCGCTGGGGTTTGCCGGAATCGGCCTGATGGGCTTGCCAATGTGCCAGCGCCTGTTGGCGGCGGGTTATCCGCTGACGGTGTGGAACCGCAACCCCGACAAGTGCGTAGCGCTGGTCGAGGCCGGCGCACGGCAAGTGGCGACACCGGCCGAGCTGTGTCAGCACGCGGAGTTGGTGATGCTGTGTCTGGCCGATACCGCTGTTGTTCGTGAAGTGGTGTTTGGCGCGGCAGGCGTTGCCGAGGGTGGGAAAAGCGGACAGTTGCTGGTGGATTTTTCCAGCCTGGAACCCACCGCGACGCGAGAAATGGCGACCGAATTGGCCCGTATAACCGGTATGAGTTGGCTCGATGCGCCCGTGTCCGGCGGGGTGGTCGGTGCCGAGGCCGGCAGCCTGGCGATTATGGTCGGGGGCGAAGCGGCAGACCTTGCGCGCGCGCGTGCGGTGTTGTTGACCCTTGGCCAGCGCGTGACCCATATGGGTGCCGTTGGTGCGGGGCAGGTGACCAAGGCTTGCAATCAGATGATCGTCGCCTGCAATGCCTTGGTCATTGCCGAAGTGGTGGCGCTGGCCGAGCGTTCCGGGGTCGACGCGCGCCTGATCGCCGAGGCGCTGGCCGGTGGTTTCGCCGATTCAAAACCGTTGCAGATTCTCGCGCCGCAAATGGCAGAAAGCCGTTTCGAGCCGGTGAAATGGCACGTGCGCACGCTGCTCAAGGACCTCGACAGCGCCGTGAAATTCTCCCGCGAACAAGGCTCGGCCACGCCGATCAGCGGATTGGCCGCACAACTGATGCGCCTCCATGGGGGGCAGGGGTTCCTGGAAAAGGATCCATCGACGCTAGTGCAGTTGTACCGCGAGCCAGACTCAAAGGATTGA
- a CDS encoding DUF2288 domain-containing protein — MIQEPSTLYAKLLGETASITWKELEPFFAKGALLWVDSGLDLIAAAEAVATDEGEKVAAWLAADKVAKLSETRALDLFERDPELWAVVVSPWIMIQERAKA; from the coding sequence ATGATTCAAGAACCTAGCACCCTCTATGCCAAGCTGCTTGGTGAAACCGCATCTATTACCTGGAAAGAGTTGGAGCCGTTCTTTGCCAAGGGTGCCCTATTGTGGGTCGATTCAGGCCTGGATTTGATCGCTGCAGCAGAAGCGGTGGCAACCGATGAAGGCGAGAAAGTCGCTGCCTGGCTGGCCGCCGACAAGGTCGCCAAGCTGTCTGAAACGCGGGCGCTGGATCTTTTCGAGCGCGATCCGGAGCTGTGGGCGGTGGTGGTTTCGCCGTGGATTATGATCCAGGAAAGGGCGAAGGCTTGA
- a CDS encoding branched-chain amino acid ABC transporter substrate-binding protein, producing the protein MTKATKQISKLFAAMVLAGVASHSFAADTIKIGIAGPKTGPVAQYGDMQFSGSKMAIEQINAKGGVDGKKLVAVEYDDACDPKQAVAVANKVVNDGVKFVVGHLCSSSTQPASDIYEDEGVIMITPAATSPDITTRGYKMIFRTIGLDSAQGPAAGNYIADFVKPKIVAVLHDKQQYGEGIASAVKQTLEKKGVKVAVFEGINAGDKDFSSMVSKLKQANVDFVYYGGYHPELGLILRQSQEKGLKAKFMGPEGVGNDSISQIAKEASEGLLVTLPKSFDQDPANIALADAFKAKKEDPSGPFVFPAYSAVQVIAEGIKAAKSEDTTKVAEAIHKGTFKTPTGDLSFDDKGDLKDFKFVVYQWHFGKPKTEVSPQ; encoded by the coding sequence ATGACTAAGGCTACTAAGCAGATTTCAAAACTGTTTGCCGCTATGGTTCTGGCCGGGGTTGCCAGCCATTCGTTCGCCGCTGACACCATCAAGATCGGCATCGCCGGCCCTAAAACCGGCCCTGTAGCCCAATACGGCGACATGCAGTTCAGTGGTTCCAAAATGGCCATCGAACAAATCAACGCCAAGGGCGGCGTCGACGGCAAGAAGCTCGTTGCTGTTGAATACGACGATGCTTGCGATCCAAAACAAGCGGTTGCTGTTGCGAACAAAGTCGTCAACGACGGCGTCAAGTTCGTGGTCGGTCACCTGTGCTCCAGCTCCACTCAGCCGGCGTCCGACATCTACGAAGACGAAGGCGTGATCATGATCACCCCGGCTGCCACCAGCCCGGACATCACCACTCGCGGCTACAAGATGATCTTCCGCACCATCGGCCTGGACAGCGCCCAGGGCCCTGCTGCCGGTAACTACATCGCCGATTTCGTCAAACCGAAAATCGTTGCTGTGCTGCACGACAAACAGCAATACGGTGAAGGCATTGCCAGCGCCGTTAAACAGACCCTCGAGAAGAAAGGCGTCAAGGTTGCCGTGTTCGAAGGCATCAACGCCGGCGACAAAGACTTCTCTTCGATGGTCTCCAAGCTCAAGCAAGCCAACGTCGACTTCGTCTACTACGGCGGCTACCACCCGGAGCTGGGTCTGATCCTGCGTCAATCCCAGGAAAAAGGCCTGAAAGCCAAGTTCATGGGTCCGGAAGGCGTGGGTAACGACTCCATTTCGCAGATCGCCAAGGAAGCTTCCGAAGGCCTGCTGGTGACCCTGCCGAAATCCTTCGACCAGGATCCGGCCAACATCGCCCTGGCTGATGCGTTCAAAGCCAAGAAAGAAGACCCGAGCGGTCCGTTCGTGTTCCCGGCCTACTCGGCTGTGCAAGTCATCGCCGAAGGCATCAAGGCCGCCAAGAGCGAAGACACCACCAAAGTGGCTGAAGCTATCCACAAGGGCACGTTCAAAACCCCGACCGGCGACCTGTCTTTCGACGACAAGGGCGACCTGAAGGACTTCAAATTCGTGGTTTACCAGTGGCACTTCGGCAAACCTAAAACCGAAGTTTCGCCTCAGTAA
- the livH gene encoding high-affinity branched-chain amino acid ABC transporter permease LivH, with translation MPDIYHFFQQLVNGLTVGSTYALIAIGYTMVYGIIGMINFAHGEVYMIGSYVAFIAIAGLAMMGLDSVPLLMTAAFIATIVVTSAYGYSIERIAYRPLRGSNRLIPLISAIGMSIFLQNTVLLSQDSKDKSISNLIPGNFAIGPGGAHEVLISYMQIVVFVVTLVAMLGLTLFISRSRLGRACRACAEDIKMANLLGINTNNIIALTFVIGAALAAIAAVLLSMQYGVINPNAGFLVGLKAFTAAVLGGIGSIPGAMLGGLVLGVAEAFGADIFGDQYKDVVAFGLLVLVLLFRPTGLLGRPEVEKV, from the coding sequence ATGCCTGACATCTATCACTTCTTCCAACAGCTGGTTAACGGTCTGACCGTTGGCAGCACGTATGCCCTGATCGCCATCGGCTATACGATGGTTTACGGCATCATTGGAATGATCAACTTCGCCCACGGCGAGGTGTACATGATCGGCTCTTACGTGGCGTTCATCGCCATCGCCGGGCTGGCCATGATGGGACTCGACAGTGTCCCGCTGTTGATGACCGCAGCTTTCATCGCGACCATCGTCGTTACCAGCGCCTACGGTTACAGCATCGAACGGATCGCCTACCGCCCCCTGCGCGGCAGCAACCGTCTGATCCCGCTGATCTCCGCCATCGGCATGTCGATCTTCCTGCAGAACACGGTTCTGCTTTCGCAAGACTCCAAGGACAAATCCATCTCCAACCTGATCCCTGGCAACTTCGCCATCGGGCCGGGTGGCGCACATGAAGTGCTGATTTCCTACATGCAAATCGTGGTGTTCGTGGTGACCCTGGTCGCCATGCTCGGCCTGACGCTGTTCATCTCCCGCTCTCGCCTGGGTCGCGCCTGCCGCGCCTGTGCCGAAGACATCAAGATGGCCAACCTCTTGGGTATCAACACCAACAACATCATCGCCCTGACCTTCGTCATCGGTGCCGCACTGGCGGCCATCGCGGCCGTGCTGCTGAGCATGCAATACGGCGTGATCAACCCGAACGCCGGTTTCCTGGTCGGCCTCAAGGCCTTCACCGCCGCAGTATTGGGTGGTATCGGCAGCATCCCCGGCGCGATGCTCGGCGGGCTGGTGCTTGGGGTGGCGGAAGCCTTCGGTGCCGATATCTTCGGCGACCAGTACAAGGACGTCGTGGCGTTCGGTCTATTGGTTCTGGTGTTGTTGTTCCGGCCAACCGGCCTGTTGGGCCGTCCGGAGGTTGAGAAAGTATGA
- a CDS encoding high-affinity branched-chain amino acid ABC transporter permease LivM, whose protein sequence is MTRNLKQALFSALLVWAVAYPVLGLKLTIVGINLEVHGTSTATLITIAVCSVLMFLRVLFDQQISSAWKASPNLPVMPAKASHFLTLPTTQRWIIIALIIGSLVWPFFGSRGAVDIATLVLIYVMLGLGLNIVVGLAGLLDLGYVGFYAVGAYSYALLSHYYGLSFWICLPIAGMMAATFGFLLGFPVLRLRGDYLAIVTLGFGEIIRLFLRNLTDLTGGPNGISNIEKPTFFGLTFERKAAEGLQTFHEYFGLEYNSINKVIFLYLVALFLALFALFVINRLLRMPLGRAWEALREDEIACRALGLNPTVIKLSAFTLGACFAGFAGSFFAARQGLVTPESFTFIESATILAIVVLGGMGSQLGVVLAATVMILLPEMMREFSEYRMLMFGALMVLMMIWRPQGLLPMQRPHMELRK, encoded by the coding sequence ATGACTAGGAATCTTAAACAGGCGTTGTTCAGCGCCTTGCTGGTGTGGGCTGTTGCCTACCCGGTACTGGGTCTGAAACTGACCATTGTCGGCATCAACCTCGAAGTCCATGGCACCAGCACTGCAACGCTGATCACCATCGCCGTGTGCTCGGTGCTGATGTTCCTGCGGGTGCTGTTCGACCAGCAGATCAGTTCGGCCTGGAAAGCCTCGCCCAACCTGCCGGTGATGCCAGCCAAGGCCAGTCACTTCCTGACCCTGCCGACGACTCAACGCTGGATCATCATTGCGTTGATCATCGGTTCTCTGGTTTGGCCGTTCTTCGGCTCCCGCGGGGCGGTGGACATCGCCACCCTGGTGCTGATCTACGTGATGCTCGGCCTGGGCCTGAACATCGTGGTCGGCCTGGCCGGCCTGCTCGACCTCGGTTACGTCGGCTTCTACGCCGTGGGCGCCTACAGCTATGCGCTGCTGTCGCACTACTATGGCCTGAGCTTCTGGATCTGCCTGCCAATCGCCGGGATGATGGCGGCCACGTTTGGCTTCCTGCTCGGTTTCCCGGTGCTGCGTTTGCGCGGTGACTACCTGGCAATCGTGACCCTGGGTTTCGGTGAAATCATCCGTCTGTTCCTGCGTAACCTGACCGACCTCACCGGCGGCCCGAACGGCATCAGCAACATCGAGAAACCGACGTTCTTCGGCCTGACCTTCGAACGCAAAGCCGCCGAAGGCCTGCAGACGTTCCACGAGTACTTCGGCCTGGAGTACAACTCGATCAACAAGGTGATTTTCCTTTACCTGGTGGCGTTGTTCCTGGCGTTGTTCGCGTTGTTCGTCATCAACCGCTTGTTGCGCATGCCCCTGGGCCGTGCCTGGGAAGCGCTGCGTGAAGACGAAATCGCCTGCCGTGCGCTGGGTCTCAATCCTACGGTCATCAAGCTGTCGGCCTTCACCCTGGGTGCCTGCTTCGCCGGTTTCGCCGGTAGCTTCTTCGCCGCGCGCCAAGGCCTGGTGACACCGGAGTCCTTCACCTTCATCGAGTCGGCGACCATCCTCGCCATCGTGGTGCTGGGCGGCATGGGCTCGCAACTGGGCGTCGTCCTCGCCGCCACGGTGATGATCCTGTTGCCGGAAATGATGCGTGAGTTCAGTGAATACCGCATGTTGATGTTCGGCGCCTTGATGGTGCTGATGATGATCTGGCGTCCTCAAGGTCTGCTGCCGATGCAACGCCCCCACATGGAGCTGCGCAAATGA
- the livG gene encoding high-affinity branched-chain amino acid ABC transporter ATP-binding protein LivG produces MSREILNVSGLSMRFGGLLAVNSVALTVKEKQVVSMIGPNGAGKTTVFNCLTGFYQPTAGSIVLDGEPIQGLPGHKIALKGVVRTFQNVRLFKDMTAVENLLIAQHRHLNTNFLAGLFKTPAFRRSEREAMEYAEYWLEKVNLKEFANRPAGTLAYGQQRRLEIARCMMTRPRILMLDEPAAGLNPRETEDLKALIGTLREEHDVTVLLIEHDMKLVMSISDHIFVINQGTPLADGTPEQIRDNPEVIKAYLGEA; encoded by the coding sequence ATGAGCCGTGAGATCCTGAATGTAAGCGGCCTGAGCATGCGCTTCGGCGGCCTGTTGGCGGTCAACAGCGTGGCCCTGACCGTCAAAGAGAAACAAGTAGTATCGATGATCGGCCCCAACGGTGCCGGCAAGACCACCGTGTTCAACTGCCTGACCGGTTTCTACCAGCCAACCGCTGGCAGCATCGTGCTGGACGGCGAGCCGATCCAGGGCCTGCCGGGCCACAAGATCGCCCTAAAAGGCGTGGTGCGCACCTTCCAGAACGTGCGGCTGTTCAAGGACATGACGGCGGTCGAGAACCTCTTGATCGCGCAACACCGTCACCTGAACACCAACTTCCTGGCCGGCCTGTTCAAGACCCCGGCGTTCCGCAGAAGCGAACGCGAGGCCATGGAGTACGCCGAGTACTGGCTGGAAAAGGTCAACCTCAAGGAGTTCGCCAACCGTCCGGCCGGCACCCTGGCCTACGGTCAGCAACGTCGTCTGGAAATCGCTCGCTGCATGATGACCCGTCCGCGGATCCTCATGCTCGACGAACCGGCCGCCGGCCTCAACCCACGGGAAACCGAAGACCTCAAGGCACTGATCGGCACCCTGCGTGAAGAACATGATGTAACCGTGCTGCTGATCGAACACGACATGAAACTGGTCATGAGCATTTCCGACCACATCTTCGTGATCAACCAGGGCACGCCTCTGGCCGATGGCACGCCGGAACAGATCCGCGATAATCCTGAAGTGATCAAAGCCTACCTGGGGGAAGCGTAA
- a CDS encoding ABC transporter ATP-binding protein, producing the protein MLQFENVSTFYGKIQALHSVNVEVRQGEIVTLIGANGAGKSTLLMTLCGSPQAHSGSIRYMGEELVGQDSSHIMRKSIAVVPEGRRVFARLTVEENLAMGGFFTDKGDYQEQMDKVLGLFPRLKERFAQRGGTMSGGEQQMLAIGRALMSKPKLLLLDEPSLGLAPIIIQQIFDIIEQLRKDGVTVFLVEQNANQALKIADRAYVLENGRVVMTGTGEALLTDPKVREAYLGG; encoded by the coding sequence ATGCTGCAGTTCGAAAACGTTTCCACCTTCTACGGCAAGATCCAGGCGCTGCACAGCGTCAACGTCGAAGTCCGCCAGGGCGAGATCGTGACCCTGATCGGCGCCAACGGTGCCGGCAAGTCGACCCTGCTGATGACCCTCTGCGGTTCGCCGCAAGCCCACAGCGGCAGCATCCGCTACATGGGCGAGGAGCTCGTCGGCCAGGACTCGTCGCACATCATGCGTAAAAGCATCGCCGTGGTCCCGGAAGGTCGTCGGGTGTTTGCCCGTCTGACCGTGGAAGAGAATCTCGCCATGGGCGGATTCTTCACCGACAAGGGCGATTATCAGGAACAGATGGACAAGGTCCTCGGACTTTTCCCACGCCTGAAAGAACGCTTCGCCCAACGCGGCGGCACCATGTCTGGTGGCGAACAGCAAATGCTCGCCATCGGTCGCGCGCTGATGAGCAAGCCCAAGCTGTTGCTGCTCGACGAGCCATCGCTGGGCCTGGCACCGATCATCATCCAGCAGATCTTCGACATCATCGAACAACTGCGCAAGGACGGTGTGACGGTGTTTCTGGTTGAGCAGAACGCCAACCAGGCCCTGAAAATCGCGGACCGTGCGTACGTTCTGGAGAACGGCCGGGTGGTGATGACAGGGACCGGTGAAGCGCTGCTGACCGACCCGAAAGTGCGCGAAGCGTACCTCGGCGGCTAA
- a CDS encoding BufA1 family periplasmic bufferin-type metallophore: MTATTRTLSATALVLALGSALSIAAVSTAHAADDNMEKCFGVAMKGKNDCAAGAGTTCAGTAKMDHQANAWKLVPKGTCTTTMSKTSPTGFGQLEAYKAKS; encoded by the coding sequence ATGACTGCTACCACCCGCACCCTGTCCGCCACCGCCCTGGTTCTGGCCCTCGGTTCTGCCCTGAGCATCGCCGCTGTCTCCACTGCCCACGCCGCTGACGACAACATGGAAAAATGCTTCGGCGTGGCCATGAAAGGCAAAAACGATTGCGCCGCGGGCGCTGGCACCACCTGCGCCGGTACCGCCAAAATGGATCATCAGGCCAATGCCTGGAAACTCGTCCCTAAAGGCACCTGCACCACCACGATGAGCAAAACCTCGCCAACCGGTTTCGGCCAGCTGGAAGCCTACAAAGCCAAGTCGTAA